One region of Wyeomyia smithii strain HCP4-BCI-WySm-NY-G18 chromosome 3, ASM2978416v1, whole genome shotgun sequence genomic DNA includes:
- the LOC129730744 gene encoding zinc finger protein ZFP2-like, producing MSADNASAIFLPELVEIKVEPFEQETTCTEDAQLEKSRLKRLQELRKYLQNANFWESLKQKYLNSNAELINTTCPLTESNENMVLAGESRQIKFEESPELINTSCPVTEAKANMVLAVNQSGRTKFEGTSGLINTNCPVTELNENIVLAMDQGPQMKFEESPELINTSCPVTEVKGTKALAVSQSGPTKLEATSELINTNCPVKEANENKVLAEDQSEQTKIEERPIECICEICGLSYITMKGMLKHMELHHEIPGTTTKRGKRTFFKCKFCQLEFIARTQLFQHVNRQHSDEHSQKPPIDGIETSNITKTETDIPSAQSKVCSSCNVESNNIEEFIAHLQSVHPETFCDICYKVFSDSTFVMLHRRVHFAGNPYACDLCPKVFKSLGHVGEHRRGHTGDKPYKCAQCPIGFARMGDLNKHIKSQHIKEPSYECKICLKMFRSSTGYHQHKRKHRTGENVAVTDDRFGIPCDLCDQSFENRNQRKEHVLTCHSEGRPYECSTCGKRFKLSGHLKAHQYTHTGVKEHRCDQCPAAFYLAGDLRRHQKTQRSHQYTWS from the coding sequence ATGTCAGCCGATAATGCCTCAGCTATATTTCTACCAGAATTGGTTGAAATCAAAGTTGAACCCTTTGAGCAAGAAACTACCTGCACTGAAGATGCACAGCTAGAAAAAAGTCGCCTCAAGCGGCTTCAAGAGCTGAGGAAATACCTCCAGAATGCAAACTTTTGGGAAAGTCTGAAACAAAAGTACCTAAACAGCAATGCAGAGTTAATCAATACTACATGTCCTCTAACGGAATCGAACGAGAACATGGTTTTAGCAGGGGAGAGTAGGCAAATAAAGTTTGAGGAATCACCAGAATTGATCAATACTAGCTGTCCTGTAACGGAAGCAAAGGCAAATATGGTTCTAGCAGTGAATCAGAGTGGACGAACGAAGTTTGAAGGAACATCAGGGTTGATCAATACTAATTGCCCTGTAACGGAATTAAATGAGAATATAGTCCTAGCAATGGATCAGGGCCCACAAATGAAGTTTGAAGAATCACCAGAATTGATCAATACTAGCTGCCCTGTAACGGAAGTAAAAGGGACTAAGGCTTTAGCAGTGAGTCAGAGTGGACCAACAAAGCTGGAAGCAACATCAGAATTGATCAATACTAACTGCCCTGTAAAGGAAGCGAACGAGAATAAGGTTCTAGCAGAGGATCAGAGTGAACAAACGAAAATTGAAGAAAGACCAATCGAATGTATTTGCGAAATATGCGGTCTGTCTTACATAACTATGAAAGGAATGCTTAAACATATGGAATTACATCATGAAATTCCTGGAACCACTACTAAACGGGGTAAAAGAacgttttttaaatgtaaatttTGCCAGCTGGAATTCATTGCCAGGACTCAACTGTTCCAACATGTTAATCGCCAACATTCAGATGAACATAGTCAAAAACCGCCAATCGACGGAATTGAGACTAGTAATATCACTAAGACTGAGACTGATATCCCATCAGCACAATCAAAAGTTTGCAGCAGTTGTAATGTTGAATCGAATAACATTGAAGAATTTATAGCTCATCTTCAGAGCGTTCATCCGGAAACTTTTTGTGACATCTGCTACAAAGTGTTCAGTGACTCGACATTCGTGATGCTGCATCGACGGGTTCACTTTGCCGGGAATCCATACGCCTGCGATTTATGTCCGAAGGTATTTAAAAGTTTAGGTCATGTGGGAGAGCATCGACGAGGACACACGGGAGACAAGCCATATAAATGTGctcaatgcccgataggctttGCCCGGATGGGTGACCTTAACAAGCATATAAAATCACAGCACATCAAAGAACCATCGTACGAGTGCAAAATATGCTTAAAAATGTTTCGCAGCTCAACGGGATATCATCAACATAAACGGAAACATCGAACCGGAGAAAATGTAGCCGTTACGGATGATCGTTTTGGTATCCCTTGCGATCTGTGTGATCAGTCTTTCGAAAATCGCAACCAACGAAAGGAGCACGTCCTAACCTGTCATTCGGAGGGTCGACCGTATGAATGTTCAACCTGTGGAAAACGCTTCAAGCTGAGTGGCCATCTGAAGGCCCACCAGTACACGCACACGGGTGTGAAAGAGCACCGCTGCGATCAATGCCCGGCGGCATTTTATCTGGCGGGAGATTTGCGCAGGCACCAAAAAACGCAGCGCAGTCATCAGTACACTTGGTCTTGA
- the LOC129730743 gene encoding methylcrotonoyl-CoA carboxylase subunit alpha, mitochondrial encodes MFVQLRYAVSSCRYFSTSHRYAAKSVPIRQINKLLIANRGEIACRVMRTANRLGIQTVAVFSDADQGSLHVNMANEAFNIGPPASQQSYLRGDKILEVAKRSGCQAIHPGYGFLSENVEFAELCQKEDVIFIGPPASAIRDMGIKSTSKHIMSEAGVPIINGYHGDDQSDQRLIQEAKQIGFPLMIKAVRGGGGKGMRIAESEADFLSALQSARTESEKAFGDTSMLLERYVRSPRHVEVQVFADHHGNAVYLYERDCSVQRRHQKIIEEAPAPGLSEELRVQLGEAAVRAAKAVNYVGAGTVEFILDKEDLSFHFMEMNTRLQVEHPITEMITGTDLVEWQIKVASGEPLPALQDQIRKQGHAFEARIYAEDPASGFLPGAGPLNYLSTPKPSSTTRVETGVRQGDEVSIHYDPMIAKLVVWGGNRPSALQLLIEQLRNYQIAGLQTNINFLIDLASHKHFQAADVHTGFIEQHMSTLFPVKPVSEVKIAQMAVAFVLNGDASARKSLNRMNPFDLELNFRPNYTATRSFKLKVDGKEYQVDVKVKGSDFGVRVNGANWLQVSATRKPHENRFLLQTNVNGQVSCFNVVIDNELISLFDESGLTSAEVVQPKFLNADSALGGETASSVTAPMPGVVDKLLVKAGDSVKAGTPVAVLIAMKMEHVLKAARDGVVKAVLNAEGDNVRKGAVLIAFE; translated from the exons ATGTTTGTTCAATTGCGTTACGCCGTCTCAAG TTGCCGGTATTTTTCTACAAGTCACCGCTATGCAGCCAAAAGTGTTCCGATACGACAAATCAACAAACTGCTAATCGCTAACCGCGGCGAGATCGCATGTCGCGTCATGCGAACGGCCAACCGATTGGGCATCCAAACGGTAGCCGTGTTTTCCGATGCTGACCAAGGTTCATTGCATGTCAACATGGCCAACGAGGCTTTCAACATTGGACCACCTGCCTCCCAGCAGTCCTACCTTCGAGGGGATAAAATTCTAGAGGTGGCAAAACGTTCTGGTTGCCAGGCAATTCATCCGGGCTATGGGTTCCTGTCGGAGAACGTCGAATTCGCCGAACTGTGTCAAAAGGAGGATGTCATCTTTATCGGACCACCCGCCAGTGCCATCCGTGATATGGGAATCAAAAGCACCTCGAAGCACATTATGAGTGAAGCCGGAGTACCGATCATCAACGGATACCATGGAGATGATCAATCGGATCAACGGTTGATACAGGAAGCAAAACAAATTGGGTTTCCACTGATGATCAAGGCGGTTCGGGGTGGCGGAGGAAAGGGCATGCGAATTGCTGAATCGGAAGCAGATTTTCTGTCTGCTCTTCAATCTGCCCGAACGGAGTCAGAGAAAGCTTTCGGGGACACCTCTATGCTGTTAGAACGATACGTCCGATCACCGCGTCATGTTGAGGTACAAGTCTTCGCAGATCATCACGGTAATGCTGTGTATCTATACGAGCGTGATTGTTCTGTTCAGCGGCGTCATCAGAAGATTATCGAAGAGGCTCCTGCGCCAGGATTGTCGGAGGAGCTGCGAGTTCAGTTGGGCGAAGCAGCCGTTCGTGCTGCGAAGGCGGTCAATTATGTCGGGGCTGGTACTGTCGAATTTATCCTGGACAAGGAAGATTTGTCTTTCCATTTTATGGAGATGAACACAAGACTACAGGTCGAACATCCGATAACCGAAATGATAACCGGGACAGATTTGGTGGAGTGGCAAATTAAAGTGGCTTCAGGAGAACCGTTACCGGCTCTGCAGGATCAAATTCGCAAGCAAGGACATGCTTTTGAAGCACGAATTTACGCCGAGGATCCAGCTAGTGGTTTTCTACCAGGGGCTGGACCATTGAATTATCTATCGACGCCCAAACCCTCCAGTACAACTCGGGTGGAGACAGGTGTCAGGCAGGGTGATGAAGTATCCATCCACTACGACCCTATGATTGCTAAACTTGTAGTTtggggtggaaatcggccaagTGCGCTCCAGCTACTGATAGAACAATTGCGCAACTATCAGATTGCCGGTTTGCAAACCAACATCAACTTTCTTATTGACTTGGCTAGCCACAAACACTTCCAGGCAGCGGACGTTCACACTGGATTTATCGAACAGCATATGTCAACTTTGTTCCCGGTGAAACCCGTATCCGAGGTGAAAATAGCCCAGATGGCCGTTGCCTTTGTTTTGAACGGGGATGCCAGCGCCCGAAAGTCGTTGAATCGTATGAATCCGTTTGATTTGGAATTAAACTTTCGGCCGAACTATActgcgacaagaagcttcaagtTGAAGGTCGACGGTAAAGAATATCAAGTTGACGTAAAAGTTAAGGGAAGTGATTTCGGAGTCCGAGTTAATGGCGCGAATTGGTTACAAGTCAGCGCCACAAGAAAGCCGCACGAAAATCGCTTCCTCTTGCAGACCAACGTCAACGGTCAAGTTTCCTGCTTTAATGTCGTGATTGATAATGAATTGATAAGTCTGTTCGATGAG AGTGGTCTAACATCAGCTGAAGTTGTCCAACCCAAGTTCCTTAATGCGGACAGCGCTTTGGGCGGCGAAACCGCATCCAGTGTCACTGCACCGATGCCTGGGGTAGTGGATAAGTTGCTTGTTAAAGCAGGAGACTCGGTAAAGGCAGGTACTCCCGTCGCGGTGCTGATCGCAATGAAAATGGAGCACGTGCTTAAGGCCGCTAGGGATGGGGTCGTGAAAGCGGTACTCAATGCTGAAGGTGACAACGTACGAAAAGGAGCTGTCTTGATTGCATTCGAATAG
- the LOC129726471 gene encoding beta-ureidopropionase — MSDHNFKSLEETLEKHIPSEELREVKRLLYGRADDQAITFSEEAYSLAKEVGVELKGYIFTARKEDLRRPRVVRVGLIQNSVDIPTTAPIHVQRDALHEKVSNILKVAASAGVNIICFQEAWTMPFAFCTREKFPWCEFAEDAENGPTTKLMKKLAKQYNMVIISPILERDVNHNETIWNTAVVISNNGNYMGKHRKNHIPRVGDFNESTYYFEGNTGHPVFETQFGRIAINICYGRHHPQNWLMFGLNGAEIVFNPSATIGALSEPLWGIEARNAAIANSYFTVAINRVGTEVFPNEFTSANGLPAHKDFGPFYGSSYIAAPDGTRTPALSRDKDGLLVAEMDLNLCRQVKDFWGFQMTQRLPLYADSLAQAIKPDYKPQIVKENQ, encoded by the exons ATGTCCGATCATAACTTTAAAAGTTTAGAGGAAACTCTGGAGAAGCACATCCCTTCGGAGGAGTTGCGTGAAGTTAAACGGCTGCTCTATGGTAGAGCTGATGA CCAGGCTATTACGTTTTCCGAAGAGGCATACTCCTTGGCCAAAGAGGTGGGCGTCGAGTTGAAAGGGTACATTTTTACCGCCCGTAAGGAAGATTTGCGCCGCCCGCGGGTGGTGCGAGTCGGTTTGATTCAGAACTCGGTGGACATTCCAACGACTGCCCCGATACACGTCCAGCGTGATGCCTTGCATGAAAAGGTCTCGAACATCCTGAAGGTTGCCGCTTCCGCCGGTGTGAACATAATTTGCTTCCAGGAGGCTTGGA CGATGCCCTTTGCTTTCTGCACACGTGAGAAATTTCCCTGGTGTGAGTTTGCCGAGGATGCCGAGAACGGTCCTACTACCAAGCTGATGAAGAAG CTGGCGAAGCAGTACAACATGGTAATCATTTCTCCGATTCTTGAGCGCGATGTCAACCACAATGAAACGATCTGGAACACGGCCGTCGTCATCTCGAACAATGGTAACTACATGGGCAAGCATCGAAAGAATCACATACCGCGCGTCGGCGATTTTAATGAGTCAACGTACTACTTCGAGGGAAACACCGGCCATCCGGTGTTCGAAACACAGTTTGGTCGTATTGCTATCAATATTTGCTACGGTCGGCACCATCCGCAGAACTGGTTGATGTTCGGACTGAACGGAGCGGAAATTGTGTTCAATCCATCGGCAACG ATCGGCGCACTCAGCGAACCTCTCTGGGGCATCGAAGCACGCAACGCTGCCATTGCAAATAGTTACTTCACGGTCGCCATTAACCGCGTTGGAACGGAGGTGTTCCCGAACGAGTTCACCTCTGCTAATGGCTTACCAGCACACAAAGATTTCGGCCCGTTCTACGGTTCGTCATACATTGCCGCACCGGACGGAACCCGAACGCCAGCCCTGTCCCGCGACAAGGACGGACTGCTGGTTGCGGAGATGGATTTGAACCTCTGCCGGCAGGTGAAGGATTTCTGGGGCTTCCAGATGACCCAACGGTTGCCACTGTACGCGGACAGCCTAGCTCAGGCGATCAAACCGGACTACAAGCCGCAAATTGTCAaggaaaatcaataa